One Brachybacterium aquaticum genomic region harbors:
- a CDS encoding fluoride efflux transporter FluC → MTSDPTPASRVPRRGDPRMRTVEIAAVRHEDVADSETLGSGPVRPRLAPWKVALLVAAGGALGAILRYTLTVLAPTVTTPTLVEVPWATLWVNVLGCLALGALNGSLEVRPGRPWMTPLLGTGLCGGFTTMSTVVLEGSAMIGANFPILALFYAAETVVLCLGAVALGLLIGRHLAARSLRRTAEGADEGSEAR, encoded by the coding sequence GTGACCTCGGACCCCACCCCCGCCTCGCGCGTGCCGCGGCGCGGCGACCCGCGCATGCGCACCGTCGAGATAGCGGCGGTGCGCCACGAGGACGTCGCCGACTCCGAGACCCTCGGCTCCGGCCCGGTCCGTCCGCGCCTGGCCCCCTGGAAGGTCGCGCTCCTGGTCGCCGCGGGCGGCGCGCTCGGCGCGATCCTGCGCTACACCCTCACGGTCCTCGCCCCCACCGTCACCACCCCCACCCTGGTGGAGGTGCCCTGGGCGACGCTGTGGGTCAACGTGCTCGGCTGCCTCGCGCTCGGCGCCCTGAACGGCTCCCTCGAGGTTCGGCCCGGCCGGCCATGGATGACGCCGCTGCTGGGCACCGGCCTGTGCGGCGGCTTCACCACCATGTCCACCGTGGTGCTCGAGGGCTCCGCGATGATCGGCGCGAACTTCCCGATCCTCGCCCTGTTCTACGCCGCGGAGACGGTGGTGCTGTGCCTCGGCGCGGTCGCGCTCGGCCTGCTGATCGGCCGACACCTGGCCGCGCGCTCGCTGCGCCGCACCGCCGAGGGAGCCGACGAGGGAAGCGAGGCGCGATGA
- a CDS encoding fluoride efflux transporter FluC, which translates to MSPLAFLLGALVIGIGGGLGAVSRWGVQTLGVRVAAGRGLERDERVKPWMTFLVNVIACFLLGVVVARLGSATGPGGYFYAALGAGFCGGLSTLSTAAHDIVDMVRRGEYSIALAYLMLSAGVGMGALWVGLVIAT; encoded by the coding sequence ATGAGCCCCCTCGCCTTCCTCCTCGGCGCGCTCGTGATCGGCATCGGCGGCGGGCTCGGCGCCGTCTCCCGCTGGGGCGTGCAGACCCTCGGCGTGCGCGTCGCCGCCGGGCGCGGCCTCGAGCGCGACGAGCGGGTCAAGCCCTGGATGACCTTTCTGGTCAACGTCATCGCCTGCTTCCTGCTCGGCGTCGTCGTGGCCCGCCTCGGCTCCGCCACCGGCCCGGGCGGCTACTTCTACGCCGCGCTCGGCGCCGGGTTCTGCGGTGGCCTGTCCACCCTGTCCACCGCCGCGCACGACATCGTGGACATGGTGCGCCGCGGCGAGTACTCGATCGCGCTGGCCTACCTGATGCTCAGCGCCGGCGTCGGGATGGGCGCGCTCTGGGTCGGCCTGGTGATCGCCACGTGA
- a CDS encoding CopD family protein, protein MSSPTLRRPRPGALLLLLLALALLSLVAVLAADAAGGDNLVLMDAGPVARLGAPIAATLADLAGALTLGGAVVAGWLLREEADRTRALAVVAGAAAVTTLARGASLAFSYAIATGQPVGSPRFGSDLAVFLATDLGVWLLTALVAAAATTTVALLGTSQGLARAVAVLAGVVAFAAAMTGHAAGDQTHEVGTSTMLVHLLAVGIWVGGLAVLQILPRGRRDDLRVLRGYSHLALICWIALAASGVWAIAVRMNGPADILTSPYVQIGLGKAVLLLALGGLGALQRRQLATGFTASDDGRRARATYRRLALLELALMGLAVALAAAMSSSPPPTDAGTPPPGAAGILTGYPLPPAPDLGTVLTQWRPDPFGMALACVLVLAWWRPTAPERPRRDSAMLVVGAALLVLLTSGPLNVYGKVLISAHVLQHLLLLVPAGVLIGAAMPVPSRLRALVGGRWWAAALLALAGPALLVLAYIGPFLRVSLDGHAAHLALQMLSLGGGALTALAVRTVAGGGRRAVVAGLPLLLGVAAGMVLLVTDDLMAASWFGATGRDWGATALDDQHLTGVLVLVVACATALASAVVALAGRRRAPRA, encoded by the coding sequence GTGAGCTCCCCGACCCTCCGGCGCCCCCGCCCCGGGGCGCTGCTGCTGCTCCTGCTCGCCCTCGCGCTGCTGTCGCTGGTCGCGGTCCTCGCGGCCGACGCCGCCGGCGGCGACAACCTCGTCCTCATGGATGCCGGCCCCGTCGCCCGCCTCGGCGCGCCGATCGCCGCGACCCTCGCCGACCTCGCCGGCGCCCTCACCCTCGGCGGTGCCGTCGTCGCCGGCTGGCTGCTGCGCGAGGAGGCCGACCGCACCCGCGCCCTCGCCGTCGTCGCGGGCGCCGCCGCCGTCACCACCCTCGCCCGCGGCGCCTCCCTCGCCTTCTCCTACGCGATCGCGACCGGCCAGCCCGTCGGCTCGCCCCGCTTCGGCTCCGACCTCGCCGTCTTCCTCGCCACCGACCTCGGTGTGTGGCTGCTGACCGCCCTGGTCGCGGCCGCCGCGACCACGACGGTGGCGCTGCTGGGCACCTCGCAGGGCCTCGCCCGGGCCGTCGCCGTGCTCGCGGGCGTGGTCGCTTTCGCCGCCGCCATGACCGGCCACGCCGCGGGCGACCAGACCCACGAGGTCGGCACCTCGACCATGCTCGTCCACCTGCTCGCCGTCGGGATCTGGGTGGGCGGCCTCGCCGTGTTGCAGATCCTCCCGCGCGGCCGGCGCGACGACCTCCGCGTGCTGCGCGGCTATTCGCATCTCGCGCTGATCTGCTGGATCGCCCTGGCCGCGAGCGGCGTGTGGGCGATCGCGGTGCGCATGAACGGCCCCGCCGACATCCTCACCAGCCCCTATGTCCAGATCGGTCTCGGCAAGGCGGTGCTGCTTCTCGCCCTCGGCGGGCTCGGCGCGCTCCAGCGCCGCCAGCTCGCCACCGGCTTCACGGCGTCGGACGATGGCCGCCGCGCCCGCGCGACCTACCGGCGCCTCGCCCTGCTCGAGCTCGCGCTCATGGGCCTCGCTGTCGCGCTCGCCGCGGCGATGAGCTCCTCCCCGCCGCCGACCGACGCGGGCACCCCGCCCCCGGGTGCCGCCGGGATCCTCACCGGCTACCCGCTCCCGCCCGCCCCGGACCTCGGCACCGTCCTGACCCAGTGGCGCCCGGACCCCTTCGGGATGGCGCTCGCCTGTGTGCTCGTGCTCGCCTGGTGGCGGCCGACGGCGCCTGAGCGTCCGCGCCGGGACAGCGCCATGCTCGTCGTGGGTGCTGCGCTGCTGGTGCTGCTCACCTCGGGACCGCTGAACGTCTACGGCAAGGTGCTCATCTCCGCGCACGTCCTGCAGCACCTGCTGCTGCTCGTCCCTGCCGGGGTGCTGATCGGTGCTGCGATGCCGGTCCCGTCGCGGCTGCGCGCGCTCGTGGGCGGACGCTGGTGGGCGGCGGCGCTGCTCGCCCTCGCGGGCCCCGCACTGCTGGTGCTCGCGTACATCGGGCCGTTCCTGCGGGTGAGCCTCGACGGCCATGCCGCGCACCTCGCGCTGCAGATGCTGTCGCTCGGGGGCGGCGCGCTCACGGCGCTCGCCGTGCGGACGGTGGCAGGCGGAGGGCGGCGCGCGGTCGTCGCCGGCCTCCCGCTGCTGCTGGGCGTGGCGGCGGGCATGGTCCTGCTGGTCACCGACGACCTCATGGCCGCCAGCTGGTTCGGCGCGACCGGCCGCGACTGGGGCGCGACCGCGCTCGACGACCAGCACCTCACGGGTGTGCTGGTGCTGGTGGTCGCCTGCGCGACCGCACTGGCGTCGGCCGTCGTGGCGCTCGCCGGGCGGCGGCGCGCCCCGCGCGCCTGA